The DNA window CGCGAGCACGTCCACGTCGATGCTGTACGTCTCCTTCAGGTGACGCACGCCACCGGCGGCGCCCACCGGGTCGTTCGCGCACATCACCCACGCGCCCGCCAGGCCCTTGAGCTCCGGGTCCGCGAGAATCGCCTGGACGCCGTACTCGCCCATGATGCCGTCACCCGTCTCCGCGACGATGACGTCCACTTCCGCCGCCGCCATCTCGGAGAACAGCACCCGCGCCACGCGCGCCGCCGTGCGAGGCCCCGTGCACACGATGCCCGCGTCCGTGAAGTCCATCACCACGTCCGCGCCGGAGTCCTGCATGCTCAGCGTGTCGCGCATCAGCGACACACCCGTCAGCTTCGCGCCGCCCACGCGGTAGCCCGCCTGCGCCAGCTTGCGCACCATGGCGCTGGCCGCATACGTCTTGCCCGCGTTCATGCACGTGCCCACGACGTAGACGACGGGGCACTTCACCGGAACCGAGCCGCCCTTCAGCGCGCCCGAGGAGATGTGCGCCGGCTGGCCCTCGCGAGACATCAGCTCGGGGAACTCCAGCACCTGGCCCAGCACCTCGGCCTCGAAGGGCACGCCCACGCCCGGGTTGTGCGAGGTGCACTTGCCGATGACGCCGCCCATGTTGAGCACGTTGAGCCGCTGGCCCACCACGACGGATTCCGGCACCACGCCCTCGTAGCCGTGCAGCGCGTTGCGGTGACCCAGGGCGCCCACCATGATGTCGCCCCCGTGCAGTGTCACCAGCCGGCCGTTGCAGTCCTCAAGCTGGTTGTAGACGCTCTTCTCGCCATGGATGCGCACGGCGATGACGGCGCCTTCCTCCGCCTTGACCTCGGAGGTGAGGTGAACCGTGCGGCCCAGGCCCAGGTTGCGGGTGACGCTTCCGACCTTGTCGACGAAGACCTTCATGATGTCAGCCTCCCTTCGCCCGGTGCGAGAGCATCTGCGCCACGCCGTACAGCTTGGCGAAGCCCGCCGCTTCCGAGCCTGTCCACAACACGTTGGCCTCTCCGTACGTCGCCACCTTCGCGTCCATCAGCGAGTGCGGCGAGCGCACGCCCTCCACCACCATGGAGCGCGGGTGAATCATGAGCCGCACCTCGCCCGTCACGCGCTCCTGCGAGGACGTGAGGAACGCCTCCAGGTCCTTCACCAGCGGGTCGAAGAAGTGCCCCTCGTGCAGCAGCGAGCCGTAGAGGTTGCCCACGGTCTCCTTCCAGAAGAGCTGCTTGCCCGACAGCACCAGCTTCTCCAGCTCGCGGTGCGAGGTGATGAGCAGGTGTGCGGCCGGGGCCTCGAAGCCGACGCGGCCCTTGATGCCGAGGATGGTGTCGCCCAGGTGCACGCCCCGGCCGATGCCGTACTGGCGGCCCAGGACGTTGAGCGCCTCGACGAGGTCCACGGGGCTCAGGGCCTTGCCATCGAGCGACGTGGGGATGCCCTGCTCGAAGCCCACCGTGAGGGGACGAGGCTTCAGGTCCGTGGGAATCTCACCCGCGGGGAAGGCCGCCTCGGGCAGCGCGCTCCATGAGTTGAGCGTCTCGCTGCCGCCCACGGACGTGCCCCACATGCCCTCGTTGACCGAGTAGGAGCCCAGCTTCGGCGGCATGTGGATGCCGCGCTCGGCCAGGTACGACAGCTCCTGCTGACGGCTCAGGCCCAGCGTGCGGATGGGGGTGAGCAGCTCCAGGTCTCCCGCCAGCGAGCGGAAGGCCACGTCGAAGCGCACCTGGTCATTGCCGGCGCCGGTGCTGCCGTGCGCCAGGGACTGCACGCCCTTCTCGCGCGCCACGCGCACGACTTCCACCGCCTGGCACGCGCGCTCGGCGGACACGCTCAGGGGGTAGAGCTGGCCGCGCAGAACGTTGCCGGCGATGAGGTGGCGCAGGTAGCCCTGGAACAGCGTGGCGCGCGCGTCCACCTTGATGTGTTCCACCGCGCCCAGCTTCGCGGACAGGGCGGCGATGCTCGCCAGCTGCTCGGGCGGGAAGCCACCGGTATCCACGGTGACGGTGGTGACGGTGTAGCCCTGCTCGCGCAGGTACACCGTGCAGAAAGCGGTATCGAGTCCGCCGGAGAAGGCCAGCACCACGTTCTTCTTGCTCATCACTTCACTCCTCACGGGGAAGGGTGGGTCAGGTCCCAGACGCGCGCGGAGGCGGTGGCCAGCGCGTGGTGGGTGTCGTCGAGCCAGGCGCGCGCGGCGGCCAGCTCCTCTCGGGCCTGGGGCAGGCCCAGGTTGCCCGCGCCACCCAGGTGGGTGGCCGTCAGCGCGGCGCGGTCCGGACGGAAGGTGCCCTCGGCGAGCTCGCGGCCCACCTGCCGGTACGCATCGCGGAACGGCTGGCCGCCCGCCACCAGCGTGTACGCATGGTGGGCCGCATACAGCGTGTCGTCACAGGCGCGCGCGGCGGCGTCCGCCTTCACTTGAAGCACCGGCACCAGCCGCGTCAGCACGTCCAGCAGCGAGCGGCTGGACGTCAGCGCCGCCAGGGTGGGGCGCTTGAGGAGCTGGAAGTCGCGGTGGTAGCTGGAGGGCAGCCCGCCCGCGATGGCTTCCACCTGATGCGCCAGCCCGCGCAGCTCGCGGCAGCGGCCTCGTGCCAGCTCCACCACGTCCGGGTTCTTCTTCTGCGGCATGATGGA is part of the Myxococcus landrumus genome and encodes:
- the argG gene encoding argininosuccinate synthase, with the protein product MSKKNVVLAFSGGLDTAFCTVYLREQGYTVTTVTVDTGGFPPEQLASIAALSAKLGAVEHIKVDARATLFQGYLRHLIAGNVLRGQLYPLSVSAERACQAVEVVRVAREKGVQSLAHGSTGAGNDQVRFDVAFRSLAGDLELLTPIRTLGLSRQQELSYLAERGIHMPPKLGSYSVNEGMWGTSVGGSETLNSWSALPEAAFPAGEIPTDLKPRPLTVGFEQGIPTSLDGKALSPVDLVEALNVLGRQYGIGRGVHLGDTILGIKGRVGFEAPAAHLLITSHRELEKLVLSGKQLFWKETVGNLYGSLLHEGHFFDPLVKDLEAFLTSSQERVTGEVRLMIHPRSMVVEGVRSPHSLMDAKVATYGEANVLWTGSEAAGFAKLYGVAQMLSHRAKGG